Below is a genomic region from Paludicola sp. MB14-C6.
GCAAACTCATCCAAATTAAGCTTACCTGTTAATACAACATCATTATCTAGTAAGCGATTATATACAGTTGCATTATAAGGTGGAACAAAATTATAAAGTATTTTTGAAGCACAAGTAGTTAAAACATCTTTTGTACAAATATTGTCTTTAATTCCTACTGGAATACCTGCCAATGGGCTAAGTTTATTCCCTTTTGCAAGTTTTTCGTCTACTGATTTTGCTTGTTCTATAGCAAGTTCATTTGTTACGGTTATATATGCATTTACTTTATTTTCAACATTAGTAATTCTATCAATAACAGATTTCGTAATTTCCACACTACTACATTCTTTATTGCGCAACATATTAGATAATTCAGTAGCGGTTAATTTATAAAGTTCCATTCTAATATAATTCTCCTTTTATTCAATTACTTTTGGTACAACTACACAACCCGCTTGTACTTGTGGTGCATTACTTAATATTTCTTCACGTTTATATAATTGTTCAGGGACATCTTCCCTACATTTCATTGGATTGGAACAATCAACAAGAGAATCATTACTTGAAATACAAGGTAATTTATCAACCATTTCAAGTATACTCTGCAATTGAACTTCAAATCGTTTTTCTTCTTCATCTGTTGTGTTTAATCTGCTTAATTTAGCAAGATGTTTAATATCAACCTTCATAATTTCCTCCAGCTTTATATTTATATTTTATTGTAACATATCTAACAACTCTTGTTGTGTAATTGCAGTAACACCCAGTTGATTTGCTTTCGTTAATTTACTTCCCGCTTCTTCACCAGCTAGAACGTAGTTTGTTTTCTTAGAAACACTTGAACTTACCTTACCACCATTTTGTTCAATGATATCTTTTGCTTCATTACGAGAAAGAGTAGGAAGTGTACCCGTAATAACAAAAGTCTTTCCCTTTAATATATCACTTTGAATTTCGCTTTCTTGCTGCATGTTAACACCTGCAGCTTTTAACTTATCAATAATATCAAGATTATCTTGTTTTGAAAAGAAATCAAGAATACTATTGGCTATTATATCGCCATATCCCTCTATCATAATAAGCTCATTGTATTGAGCATTCACAACAGCATCAATCGAATGAAAATGATTACAAAGTAATTCTGCGGCTTTCTGGCCAACATTACGAATACCTAAACCGAACACAAGTTTGGATAATTGATTTTCCTTAGATTTTTCAATAGCATTCAATAAATTATCTATTGATTTCTCACCCATACGTTCCATCTGTAATAATTTATCTTTCTCTAAATAATATAAATCAGCTATTGTTTTAATATTATCAGAATCAATTAAAGCTTGAACAATTGCAGGGCCTAATCCATCAATATTCATTGCATTTCTAGAAGCAAAGTGAATAATACTTCTGTAAATAGCGGAAGGACATTTCGGGTTTACGCAACGCATTGCAGCTTGTGCACCTTCTCTTACGGTTTTTTCACCACAAGACGGACAGAATTCAGGTATTTTATAAGGAATACTATTCTCTTGATGCTTTACTGATTTTAACACTTCAGGTATAATATCGCCGGCTTTTCTTACTATTATTGTATCGCCAATACGGATATCTTTTTCGTCAATGAAGTCTTGATTGTGCAGTACTGCTCTACTAACTGTTGTTCCCGCAAGCTGTACTGGTTCAAAAACTGCAGTTGGAGTTAATGCGCCCGTACGGCCTACATTGATTTCTACATTTAATAAAATGGTTTCTTTTTCTTCAGGTGGATACTTAAATGCAACTGCCCATTTTGGATATTTAGCAGTAGCACCAAGCTTAGTTCTATCTGACAAGCTATTTACCTTTACAACAGCACCATCAATATCAAATGGGTATTCGTATCGCTTTTCTCCAATTTTATTTACTTCATCAATAACTTGATCCATGTTATTGAATTGAGGATAAGATGGAGATACCTTAAATCCTAATTGCTTTAAATAATCTAATGTCTCGCTATGAGTGGTTATCTCTTTACCTTCAATTTGTTGGATATTGAAAACGAAGATATCCAGTTTTCGTTTAGCTGTTATTTTGCTGTTTTTTTGTCGTAATGATCCAGCGGCAGCATTTCGAGGATTTTTAAAAGGTTCTTCATCATTATCTATTTGTTCTTGGATAACTTTTTCAAAACTTTTTCTAGGCATATAAACCTCTCCCCTTACCTCAAGATAAGGAATGGCTTCTGCTAATTTAAGCGGTATTGATTTAATTGTCTTCAAGTTTTGTGTAACATCTTCCCCAACAAATCCATCACCACGAGTTGAACCTCGAGTAAATACTCCGTTAACATACTCTAATGATACAGATAATCCGTCAATTTTAGGTTCTACTACATAAATTGGATTAATGACTTCTTTTACTCGATTATGGAAACTATATAATTCATCAAAGCTAAATACATCTTGCAAACTACCCATTTGAACAGTATGCGGTACTTTGTCAAATGTATTATCAGATTGACCACCTACACGATGTGTTGGTGAATCTTGCGTTATGAGTTCCGGAAATTGAGCTTCAAGTGTTTCAAGCTCTCTCAAATACATATCATAATCAAAATCACTTATTGTGGGATTATCTAAAACATAATAGTTATAATTACTATTATTTATAATCTCTTTTAATTCTGTAATACGCTGACTTGCTTTTTCATAGTTCATTTATTCACACCAACTTATTTTAAGTTTACTATTTATTATACCACATTTTATTTAATTTCGGTAGTATATCTTTAGCATTGTTTATATTTTGAAGCGATTTGTTGTGCAACCTTTATTCCATCAACAGCTGCACTCATAATTCCGCCAGCATAACCTGCTCCTTCACCACAAGGATATAGCCCTTTCACATTAGTTGACATCAATTCATCATTTCTTAAAACCCGAATTGGAGAAGATGTTCTTGTTTCAACGCCCGTAAGGATTCCTTGATCGTTAGAAAATCCGGGTAATTTGGTATTGAAATTTTGTAAACCAATTCTAAGCATTTTTGAAATATTACTTGGAAATAGCTTATCAAAATTACAAGACTCTACACCAAGTGCGTATGTTGGATTTACTTCTCCCAATTTCAATTTATGTTCTTGATTTATAAACTCCTTAACTGACATAGCTGGAGCTTTATATTTACCTCCACCCATTTGAAACGCTTTTTGCTCTAATTTTGCTTGAAAATGCATTCCATCTAAAGGATGAAGACCAAAATCACTTTTATCTACTGAAACTACTAAAGCAGAGTTCGAATTCTTACCATCTCGTGCATATTCGCTCATACCATTTACAACAACGGAGTTTTCACTGGAGCTAGACGGTACAACGTATCCCCCGGGGCACATGCAAAATGTGTATACACATTGATTACCTATTTTATGTGATAATTGATACTCTCCTACCGGTAAGTTTTTATGTCCTGCTAATTCTCCATACAAGCCACGATTTATTGTTGTTTGAAGCTGTTCAATACGCACACCGACAGAAAAGTTTTTACTTTCAATATTAACCCCTTTTTCAAATAACATTTGAAATGTATCCCTTGAACTATGGCCAATTGCTAAAATTACATTTTCTGTTTGCATTTCTTGACCATCAACCACTATTGATTTTATACAATTATTTTCAATGCTAATTTCATTTAGCTTTTTATGAAAATAAACTTGTCCACCATTTTCTATAATACTGTTCCTCATAGACTTTATAACAGCTCTTAATTTATCGGTTCCAATATGAGGTTTTGATTTTGTTAATATATTTTCCGGAGCGCCATGCTTAACAAATTCCTCTAAAACATATTCGCAACGATTATCTGAAATACGAGTTGTTAATTTACCGTCAGAAAAAGTACCTGCTCCACCTTCTCCAAACTGGACATTGCATTTTTCATCTAATTGTCCCAATGTCCAAAAACGATTTACTGAATTTACACGTGAATCGATATCTCCGCCTTGTTCAAATACAATTGGATTATAGCCAAGTTTAGCTAATGTATAAGCAGCAAAAATACCAGCAGGACCAAATCCTATAATGACAATCGGACCTTTCAATTGTTCGATTCCACAACAAAACTCTAACTCCAACTTTTCTTTATACATAACAAAAGGGTCTGAGATTGCCTTAACAATCTCAGCCTCTTTTTCAGTTAGCTCTATAACTACTGACGCTACAAATGAAAAGTTACCTTTTCTTCTAGCATCTAATGACTTTTTATAGATATGTGCTTTTTTTACAAGTGTTTTCTTAACTTTTAATTTACTGATTGCTTTATTAATTGCAATTTCTTCAGAATCATTAATATCATAACGTATGTTAGATATAATTATTGACATTGTGCTCCTCCAAATTTTTATTTCTTTGTAGCTGTAACTAATACACTATATTCACCTACAGCCCATACATTTTTATTTCCGGTAGCATAAATTTGTACAGGAATACGAGTTGTCCCTGCTGTAACCTTAGATAAATCTACACTTGCAATTAAATCATTAGAAGATATCTTATCAATATCATCTTTGTTTCCTACGATTTTCACATTATTAATTACGCTTGTTTTCAGTTTAATATTATAATTTGCCGGTTCATTCTTTGTAATAATATTGGAAACAGAGAAAAATGCACTATTTAAATTTGGATCATCGAATGTTACTGATACATTAGTAATGTTATCTACATTTGTAATACCTGCAACTAAAGAAACACTTAAATTTTGTGCGTAACCTATATCAATTTTTCTGAAATCCACTTCGCCATCTAATTTAATCTCACTAATTTCATCAACTAAACTTGCAGGTCCTGCTATTTCTAATTCTGGGACTGATAATGTATATTTCAATTTAGTAATATCAAATCCCGGTGGCACGTTAATATAATTTATCTTGAGTGGAACAGTCTTTAATTTGAATATAGCGACTGTAATTTCATATTTTTGCTTTTCATAATTTGTATAATTTAATTCAATAGGATTTTTATTTTTATCATAGAAGAATAGGTCGCCTTTTAGAGTTACTGTATTATTAACAAATTCATTATGATCGGTACTTACTACTACTGAGTTAATTTTATCAATCTCAGTACCAGGACCTTTTAAAACTAATGACGTATAATTAGCATATGGTTTTTCTTTTATATAACCATCTTGTGCCTTCACATTTTCAGCTGTAACTTCAATTGGAAATTCTTTTGTTACTAAAACATCAAATCGTACTTTTTTTACGATAGGAGAAGAAGATATAATTTTAAAATCATTGTCTTTTTCATCTGCTTTTTTAATATCAACTTTAATATCATATTCTCCTGGCTTATTTACACTATATAAATTTGGCTTTATAATAAAATCTTCTGGTTTTAAATTACTAATGCGATAACGCTTACCTTCAACTTGGACGCTTACTTTTTGCCCATTACCATCAATTATACTTAAATTATTAGCTTGAGGAATAGAGTCAGCTAAATCAATGTTAACAACAATATCATTTATCCAATCTTTTTTTGTAGGATCAACATTATAAGCTACAATAAACCATATTATTATTGCAATCGCAACAGACAATAAGCGAACAAAACGATCACTTTCAAGTAATTTGGAAAAGCTAAATTCTTTTTTCATTTTTCTTAACCCTCCAAAACTTCTTACTCTTTTTACTCTCTTCATTTGCATTTGTTGGGATAAGTTTGTCCATTAAAAATTGAGAAAGAGACTCTTTGGTATAATTCCTTGTAAGCTGGCCATCTAATGTTACAGAAACTGTACCCGTCTCTTCAGATACAACAATAGTAATTGCGTCTGAAATTTCGCTAATACCAATTGCAGCTCTGTGACGAGAGCCTAAATGAGAAGCAATTAAGTTTTCTTTTTGTGGTTTTGGAAGAAAACATGCTGCTGCTAGCAAACGTCCATCCCGAATGATTAACGCTCCATCATGCAATGGAGAATTGACAAAGAACAAGTTGCCTAATAATTCTTCACTTACGGTTGCGTTAATAATAACACCAGTATCAATTTGTTCGCCTAACTTTGTCTTTCGTTCTATTACAATCAATGCACCTGTTTTTGAAGCACTTAAATTTGCAACACCATTACATAAAATTTCTATAACGTGCTTCCATGTCGTTATTTGTTTTTCTGGGTTATCCCCACTAAATACATTTAGATCAGCTACTTTAGTGCGTCCGACCTTTTCTAAAACACGACGAAGTTCAGGCTGGAACAAGACAATTAGAGCGATTACTCCAATATTGAGCACATTCTTTAATAAAAAGCTCATTGTTTTCAGTTGAAATACTTTTGCAATAAAATACGAAAAAGCTAGTAAAAGGATACCTTTTACAAGCTGTTCTGCTCTTGTTTCTTTTACTAAGTTAATTGCTTTATAAATTAAATAAGCAATTAATGCAATATCAATAAAATCTAAAATGCCAAACGATTTAACAATTCCACCTAAATCGATAAAGAAGTTTTGAAGTTCTATCATATCTTACTTCCTTTACTTGAATTTTCTGTCTCTTTATAGTTTAACAATTTTATCGCTTGAATTCAAGTTATATTGTATTTTTTTTGCTAATATCCTGAACTATTTTAACAAAACTATCAACACTTGACCATTGAGTAAAATAAGAAGGCGCAAAACGAATTAGCCCAGAGTCGATAGTTTTATAGTTTTTATGTGCCAAAGGCGAACAGTGTAAACCACCTCTTAATGCAAATCCTTTATCATTTAATAAATCTACAGCAACATCTGATTTTAAATCACCAATATTAAACGAAACTAAAGGTACAAAACGGTTCATTAAATAATCGTTAATAATTAAATGAATGTTATTATTCATCTTAAAGTTATTATAGACATATTTACATAATTCAAATTCATGTTTATAAATTTTTTCCATTCCAATATAATTTATAAAATCAATACCGGCCCCTATTGAAAAAATGCCGGGTGTGTTTAATGTTCCTGCTTCTAATCGATCCGGATAAAAATCAGGAGGATCAAGCTGAGTTGAGGCAGAGCCAGTTCCACCTTCAATAATTGTATTTAATTTAATGCCTTCATTTAATATTAACAGCCCTGTACCAGTGACTCCATACAATCCTTTATGTCCAGCTGTACATAAGATATCTATATTCATTTTTTTTATATCAATAGGTATGGTACCAGCGGTTTGAGCAGCATCAACAATAAAAGTCAAATGATTTTCTTTACACAGTTTTGCTATTTTTTCAATAGGAAGTATTTTTCCAGACACATTAGAAGCATGCATACATACAATTGCTTTTGTATTTTCTTTAATCTTACTCTTAAACTCTTGAACAGTCTCATCATCTTCATTGTATACTTTAGCAATATCATAGGTTATTTTATTTTCGCTATATAATTTATGAACAGGTTTTAATACAGCATTATGCTCTAAAGAAGAAATTATTACATGATCATCTTGTGCTAGAGTACCTTTAATAGCAAAGTTTAACGCCATTGTACAATTACACGTGAAAATAACATTCTCTGCATTTGCATTAAAAAAACGAGCAACCTTATTACGAATATCATATATCTTTTCAGATACTCTCATAGAATATTCATGCCCGCCTCTTCCGGGATTACCACCATAATTTACAATTGCAGCATTTACACTAGCTACTACGTTTGCAGGCTTAGGATAAGTGGTTGCTGCATTATCAAAATATATCATAATCCACCTCGTTTCATATTATTAGGGTAAGTCTATAACGTCCTTTACTCGAATTCCGTTTAATTCTAATACTTGAACTGCTCTATATGCGTTTTCGTTAATACGAATACCATATCCACAACCATTTTTTCTTAAATTAGATGGTATGCGCTCAATATATGCTTTTATACCGTTGTTATATAGAATATCCCGTGCTTTATAGGCGTAGGTTATTGAATTTACCATTATGAGTTGTTTATCCATAACTACCATCTTTTCTCCAGCGATGTATAAAAATCGAACTATAAAAAGCACAAAATATTTTCGCTGGGAAATATTTTGTGATATTAATAAAGCAACACCCTTACATCTACATTTACATAGTATGCTTGTAGATATAAGGGTGTTCATGCAAATTCTTATTCAATTATACAAACGCAATGTG
It encodes:
- a CDS encoding NAD(P)/FAD-dependent oxidoreductase, encoding MSIIISNIRYDINDSEEIAINKAISKLKVKKTLVKKAHIYKKSLDARRKGNFSFVASVVIELTEKEAEIVKAISDPFVMYKEKLELEFCCGIEQLKGPIVIIGFGPAGIFAAYTLAKLGYNPIVFEQGGDIDSRVNSVNRFWTLGQLDEKCNVQFGEGGAGTFSDGKLTTRISDNRCEYVLEEFVKHGAPENILTKSKPHIGTDKLRAVIKSMRNSIIENGGQVYFHKKLNEISIENNCIKSIVVDGQEMQTENVILAIGHSSRDTFQMLFEKGVNIESKNFSVGVRIEQLQTTINRGLYGELAGHKNLPVGEYQLSHKIGNQCVYTFCMCPGGYVVPSSSSENSVVVNGMSEYARDGKNSNSALVVSVDKSDFGLHPLDGMHFQAKLEQKAFQMGGGKYKAPAMSVKEFINQEHKLKLGEVNPTYALGVESCNFDKLFPSNISKMLRIGLQNFNTKLPGFSNDQGILTGVETRTSSPIRVLRNDELMSTNVKGLYPCGEGAGYAGGIMSAAVDGIKVAQQIASKYKQC
- a CDS encoding aminotransferase class V-fold PLP-dependent enzyme — translated: MIYFDNAATTYPKPANVVASVNAAIVNYGGNPGRGGHEYSMRVSEKIYDIRNKVARFFNANAENVIFTCNCTMALNFAIKGTLAQDDHVIISSLEHNAVLKPVHKLYSENKITYDIAKVYNEDDETVQEFKSKIKENTKAIVCMHASNVSGKILPIEKIAKLCKENHLTFIVDAAQTAGTIPIDIKKMNIDILCTAGHKGLYGVTGTGLLILNEGIKLNTIIEGGTGSASTQLDPPDFYPDRLEAGTLNTPGIFSIGAGIDFINYIGMEKIYKHEFELCKYVYNNFKMNNNIHLIINDYLMNRFVPLVSFNIGDLKSDVAVDLLNDKGFALRGGLHCSPLAHKNYKTIDSGLIRFAPSYFTQWSSVDSFVKIVQDISKKNTI
- a CDS encoding CdaR family protein: MKKEFSFSKLLESDRFVRLLSVAIAIIIWFIVAYNVDPTKKDWINDIVVNIDLADSIPQANNLSIIDGNGQKVSVQVEGKRYRISNLKPEDFIIKPNLYSVNKPGEYDIKVDIKKADEKDNDFKIISSSPIVKKVRFDVLVTKEFPIEVTAENVKAQDGYIKEKPYANYTSLVLKGPGTEIDKINSVVVSTDHNEFVNNTVTLKGDLFFYDKNKNPIELNYTNYEKQKYEITVAIFKLKTVPLKINYINVPPGFDITKLKYTLSVPELEIAGPASLVDEISEIKLDGEVDFRKIDIGYAQNLSVSLVAGITNVDNITNVSVTFDDPNLNSAFFSVSNIITKNEPANYNIKLKTSVINNVKIVGNKDDIDKISSNDLIASVDLSKVTAGTTRIPVQIYATGNKNVWAVGEYSVLVTATKK
- the ligA gene encoding NAD-dependent DNA ligase LigA, which codes for MNYEKASQRITELKEIINNSNYNYYVLDNPTISDFDYDMYLRELETLEAQFPELITQDSPTHRVGGQSDNTFDKVPHTVQMGSLQDVFSFDELYSFHNRVKEVINPIYVVEPKIDGLSVSLEYVNGVFTRGSTRGDGFVGEDVTQNLKTIKSIPLKLAEAIPYLEVRGEVYMPRKSFEKVIQEQIDNDEEPFKNPRNAAAGSLRQKNSKITAKRKLDIFVFNIQQIEGKEITTHSETLDYLKQLGFKVSPSYPQFNNMDQVIDEVNKIGEKRYEYPFDIDGAVVKVNSLSDRTKLGATAKYPKWAVAFKYPPEEKETILLNVEINVGRTGALTPTAVFEPVQLAGTTVSRAVLHNQDFIDEKDIRIGDTIIVRKAGDIIPEVLKSVKHQENSIPYKIPEFCPSCGEKTVREGAQAAMRCVNPKCPSAIYRSIIHFASRNAMNIDGLGPAIVQALIDSDNIKTIADLYYLEKDKLLQMERMGEKSIDNLLNAIEKSKENQLSKLVFGLGIRNVGQKAAELLCNHFHSIDAVVNAQYNELIMIEGYGDIIANSILDFFSKQDNLDIIDKLKAAGVNMQQESEIQSDILKGKTFVITGTLPTLSRNEAKDIIEQNGGKVSSSVSKKTNYVLAGEEAGSKLTKANQLGVTAITQQELLDMLQ
- the gatC gene encoding Asp-tRNA(Asn)/Glu-tRNA(Gln) amidotransferase subunit GatC, whose amino-acid sequence is MKVDIKHLAKLSRLNTTDEEEKRFEVQLQSILEMVDKLPCISSNDSLVDCSNPMKCREDVPEQLYKREEILSNAPQVQAGCVVVPKVIE
- a CDS encoding DUF3343 domain-containing protein → MVVMDKQLIMVNSITYAYKARDILYNNGIKAYIERIPSNLRKNGCGYGIRINENAYRAVQVLELNGIRVKDVIDLP
- the cdaA gene encoding diadenylate cyclase CdaA gives rise to the protein MIELQNFFIDLGGIVKSFGILDFIDIALIAYLIYKAINLVKETRAEQLVKGILLLAFSYFIAKVFQLKTMSFLLKNVLNIGVIALIVLFQPELRRVLEKVGRTKVADLNVFSGDNPEKQITTWKHVIEILCNGVANLSASKTGALIVIERKTKLGEQIDTGVIINATVSEELLGNLFFVNSPLHDGALIIRDGRLLAAACFLPKPQKENLIASHLGSRHRAAIGISEISDAITIVVSEETGTVSVTLDGQLTRNYTKESLSQFLMDKLIPTNANEESKKSKKFWRVKKNEKRI